The Sinomicrobium kalidii genome contains a region encoding:
- a CDS encoding NAD(P)H-dependent flavin oxidoreductase, producing the protein MQNRITQLFNIKYPIIQAGMVWASGWRLASASSNSGILGLIGAGSMYPEVLREHIRKCQKATDKPFGVNVPMLYPDIEKIMNIIVEEGVKIVFTSAGNPKTWTPFLKENGVTVVHVVSSVKFALKAQEAGVDAVVAEGFEAGGHNGREETTTFTLIPMVKEQISIPLIAAGGIATGRGMLAAMVLGADGVQIGSRFVASEEASSHINFKQKVVDAGEGDTHLTLKELAPVRMLKNRFYNEVQELYKKGPAVEELKELLGRGRAKKGMFEGNLDEGELEIGQISGLIHDIKPVSEIVRAITTEFREVKQEMIRM; encoded by the coding sequence ATGCAAAACAGGATTACACAACTGTTCAATATAAAGTATCCCATCATACAGGCAGGAATGGTATGGGCAAGCGGATGGCGACTGGCTTCTGCTTCCAGTAACTCGGGTATTCTCGGGCTTATCGGAGCGGGCTCCATGTATCCCGAAGTATTGCGTGAGCATATCCGCAAATGCCAAAAGGCTACGGATAAACCTTTTGGTGTCAATGTTCCCATGCTGTATCCCGATATAGAGAAGATCATGAACATTATTGTGGAGGAAGGGGTAAAGATCGTATTCACTTCAGCCGGAAACCCGAAAACCTGGACTCCCTTTTTAAAGGAGAACGGGGTTACCGTAGTTCATGTGGTCAGTAGTGTTAAGTTTGCCCTGAAGGCACAGGAAGCCGGTGTCGATGCCGTGGTAGCCGAAGGCTTTGAGGCCGGGGGACATAACGGGAGGGAAGAAACAACTACGTTCACCCTTATTCCGATGGTAAAGGAGCAGATCTCCATTCCTTTAATAGCTGCCGGAGGTATCGCCACCGGAAGAGGAATGCTTGCCGCCATGGTACTCGGAGCCGATGGGGTACAGATAGGGAGCCGGTTTGTGGCCAGCGAGGAGGCTTCTTCACACATAAATTTCAAACAGAAAGTGGTAGACGCCGGGGAAGGAGATACCCATCTTACCCTTAAAGAGCTCGCTCCTGTAAGAATGCTGAAAAACAGGTTTTACAATGAGGTACAGGAACTCTACAAAAAAGGGCCCGCGGTAGAAGAACTGAAGGAACTGCTGGGAAGAGGCAGGGCCAAAAAAGGTATGTTTGAAGGAAACCTGGACGAAGGCGAGCTGGAAATCGGACAGATATCCGGGCTGATACACGATATAAAGCCTGTTTCTGAAATCGTAAGAGCAATAACCACAGAATTCCGCGAAGTAAAACAGGAGATGATCCGGATGTAA
- the yidC gene encoding membrane protein insertase YidC, which translates to MEEKKLDTKSIIGFVLIGAILIWVMYNNRPSEEEIEARKAQEQVEKNRQEAEKDQVADYEEEAESLTDSTARANYTKTLGAFGYSATLSSAKDGVTVLENDVVYFKISNKGGQIVEAKLKDFHTYDSVPVYLVKDGSASFNLTFGTSDNRTLNTQDMYFEPSLSGDGKVLSMKLKASPDQFLEYRYELNPDDYMVDFTIRSQGLNGVLNSAQPVHLDWKLKGIRHSKSITYENRYTRLTYQYENGDNISKLSAGSDDEDTEEDVTWLSYRQHFFSSILIADKPFAKVNLTSKDLVEDENKEAKWTKAYGASTDLELTGGEINRNLSWYFGPTDVKILSGYEGLDLDDSIPFGWGIFGWINKHVFTPLYTFLSSFLPYGVAIIVMTILVRLLLSPVTYKSYLSQAKMKVLRPEIAEVNEKYKDDAMKKQQATMKIYNKAGVSPLSGCIPALLQLPVFYALFMFFPTAFALRQKSFLWADDLSSYDTIAELPFKIPFYGDHVSLFPILASIAILIYMMMTTGQNMQMQQQPGMPNMKFIMYLSPLFMLIFFNNYASGLSLYYFISNLITIFIMLAIKHFIIDEEKIHAKIEEKKKKPKKMNRFQRKMQEMMEEAQAQQKTKGKR; encoded by the coding sequence ATGGAAGAAAAGAAGTTGGATACCAAATCCATTATCGGATTTGTTCTGATAGGAGCCATTTTAATCTGGGTGATGTACAACAACCGGCCCTCGGAAGAAGAGATTGAGGCCCGGAAAGCCCAGGAACAGGTGGAAAAAAACAGGCAGGAAGCAGAAAAAGATCAGGTTGCGGATTACGAAGAAGAGGCAGAAAGCCTTACGGATTCCACTGCACGTGCCAATTATACCAAAACCCTCGGAGCTTTCGGATATTCGGCCACACTATCGTCTGCAAAAGACGGCGTTACTGTGCTGGAAAATGACGTAGTGTACTTTAAAATAAGTAACAAGGGCGGGCAGATCGTGGAAGCCAAACTCAAGGATTTTCACACCTATGACTCCGTACCTGTTTATTTGGTAAAAGACGGTAGCGCATCTTTTAACCTTACTTTCGGCACTTCCGATAACAGGACGCTGAATACGCAGGACATGTATTTCGAGCCTTCCCTGTCCGGTGACGGCAAAGTGTTGTCCATGAAGCTGAAGGCCTCACCCGACCAGTTCCTGGAATACCGTTACGAACTGAACCCCGACGATTATATGGTTGATTTTACCATTCGTTCCCAGGGGTTGAACGGGGTACTCAACAGCGCACAACCTGTACATTTGGACTGGAAACTGAAGGGAATACGCCATTCGAAGAGTATTACCTATGAAAACAGATATACGAGGCTGACCTATCAGTACGAGAACGGGGATAACATATCCAAGCTGAGCGCGGGAAGTGATGATGAGGACACCGAAGAGGATGTGACGTGGTTATCCTACAGGCAACACTTTTTCAGTTCCATACTTATTGCGGATAAACCCTTTGCTAAAGTAAATCTTACCTCGAAAGACCTGGTAGAAGATGAAAATAAAGAGGCAAAATGGACCAAGGCTTACGGAGCATCAACAGACCTGGAACTGACAGGCGGGGAAATAAACAGGAACCTTTCCTGGTATTTCGGACCTACCGATGTAAAAATACTGAGTGGGTATGAAGGCCTTGACCTCGATGATTCCATTCCCTTCGGATGGGGAATTTTCGGGTGGATCAACAAACATGTTTTTACCCCGCTTTACACTTTTCTGAGTTCATTCCTGCCTTACGGAGTGGCCATTATTGTGATGACCATCCTGGTGCGATTGTTGTTGTCACCCGTAACCTATAAATCCTATCTCTCGCAGGCGAAGATGAAGGTGTTACGCCCGGAAATAGCGGAGGTCAACGAGAAGTATAAGGACGATGCCATGAAAAAACAGCAGGCTACCATGAAAATATACAACAAGGCTGGTGTAAGCCCGCTTAGCGGATGTATCCCGGCACTCTTGCAGTTGCCTGTTTTCTATGCCCTGTTCATGTTTTTCCCCACGGCCTTTGCACTGCGTCAGAAAAGCTTTCTCTGGGCCGATGACCTGTCATCTTATGATACTATAGCGGAACTTCCGTTCAAGATACCGTTCTACGGAGACCATGTGAGTCTGTTTCCCATACTGGCATCAATCGCCATACTCATATATATGATGATGACTACGGGACAAAATATGCAGATGCAGCAACAGCCGGGAATGCCCAACATGAAGTTTATCATGTACCTGTCGCCCCTGTTCATGCTGATCTTCTTTAACAACTACGCCAGCGGACTGAGTTTGTATTATTTTATTTCCAACCTCATTACCATATTTATTATGCTGGCCATTAAACATTTTATTATAGACGAAGAGAAGATACATGCCAAAATAGAGGAAAAGAAGAAAAAGCCGAAAAAAATGAACCGTTTCCAGCGCAAAATGCAGGAAATGATGGAAGAAGCGCAGGCCCAGCAGAAAACCAAAGGAAAGCGGTAA
- a CDS encoding RagB/SusD family nutrient uptake outer membrane protein, with protein sequence MKIAKKYKQYTAALFFITLAVVGIEACKTDDLELTNPNELSPETFLQNEVQVQSAVNAAYANLQTRGLWVRHMFFMMDNMSHENAGNSQLEADKKQYLDFSFDASHGAIRAYWESCFRGINKANYVIANAEQIDAIAEMSGATKAKFIGEARFLRAFYYFLLVTRFGDVPLITTIPEDGQGFPRSPAEQIYQEVIIPDLQEATTALLSKDEEQPGRATSEAAYAVLGKVHLYREEYTLARDAFNEIMDDFSLAADYGDNFLEETEHNEESILEIEFDVALGQGSKWDSDVSGAGQNEVTFRGQEYGWNDWFNVYPSDDLLDEYEEDDPRYTASFYANDDLFNNGQDTVAIPSGRRAAWKKYQNYYKREHENTDSGINFRVIRYADVLLMMAEIENELGNIPQAVDYLNQVRDRVGMPNYGTPEMDTMYPVSTQQEVFNAIVHERKVELAGEQVRFPDLVRWGMGDQIPNFEVGKHEVFPIPLAEITANASISQADQNNGY encoded by the coding sequence ATGAAAATTGCGAAAAAATACAAACAATATACAGCAGCTCTGTTTTTTATAACCCTTGCGGTTGTAGGTATAGAAGCGTGTAAAACAGACGATCTGGAACTGACGAATCCCAATGAACTATCTCCTGAAACATTTCTTCAGAATGAAGTACAGGTGCAGTCAGCGGTAAATGCGGCATATGCCAATTTGCAAACCCGGGGATTGTGGGTAAGACATATGTTTTTTATGATGGACAACATGTCTCATGAAAATGCAGGGAACTCACAGCTTGAAGCCGATAAAAAACAATACCTGGACTTTAGTTTTGATGCCAGTCACGGAGCCATCAGGGCCTATTGGGAAAGCTGTTTCAGGGGAATTAACAAGGCAAATTATGTCATTGCCAATGCCGAACAGATAGATGCTATTGCCGAAATGTCCGGGGCAACTAAGGCTAAATTTATTGGTGAAGCCAGGTTTTTACGGGCATTTTATTATTTTCTGTTGGTTACCAGGTTTGGAGACGTACCGCTTATAACAACTATTCCTGAAGACGGGCAGGGCTTTCCGAGAAGTCCGGCGGAGCAGATTTATCAGGAGGTTATTATCCCGGATTTACAGGAAGCAACTACCGCTTTATTAAGTAAGGATGAAGAACAGCCGGGCAGGGCCACTTCCGAAGCGGCGTATGCCGTTCTCGGAAAGGTACATTTGTACCGGGAAGAATATACGCTTGCCCGTGATGCCTTCAACGAGATCATGGACGATTTTTCACTCGCAGCCGATTACGGGGATAACTTCCTCGAAGAGACCGAACACAATGAAGAATCCATACTCGAAATCGAATTTGACGTAGCCCTGGGTCAGGGCAGCAAATGGGATTCTGATGTGAGCGGTGCCGGCCAGAACGAAGTGACCTTCCGCGGCCAGGAATACGGCTGGAACGACTGGTTTAACGTATATCCTTCCGACGACCTGCTGGATGAATACGAAGAGGACGATCCGCGGTATACGGCAAGTTTTTACGCTAATGACGACCTGTTCAACAACGGGCAGGATACCGTGGCCATTCCTTCGGGAAGAAGGGCAGCCTGGAAAAAATACCAGAATTATTACAAAAGGGAGCACGAAAATACCGATTCAGGTATTAACTTTAGGGTCATCCGCTATGCAGATGTGCTACTGATGATGGCCGAAATAGAAAACGAACTGGGCAATATCCCGCAGGCCGTGGATTACCTGAACCAGGTACGTGACAGGGTGGGAATGCCGAACTACGGCACCCCGGAGATGGATACCATGTATCCGGTTTCCACACAGCAGGAGGTCTTCAATGCCATAGTACACGAACGCAAAGTGGAACTGGCCGGGGAACAGGTGCGTTTTCCCGACCTGGTACGATGGGGTATGGGAGACCAGATACCCAATTTTGAAGTAGGCAAACATGAAGTGTTCCCGATTCCGCTGGCCGAGATTACGGCCAATGCAAGCATTTCCCAGGCCGACCAGAACAACGGATATTAA
- a CDS encoding SusC/RagA family TonB-linked outer membrane protein, which yields MSFEILEHQFKARYGICFIVFALWGMAVWAQDITVSGTVSDANGPLPGASVIIQGTSNGTTTDFDGNFTLNNVASDAVLEISYIGYRKEQVAVNGRTTINITLEEDLAQLDEVVVVGYGTQSRRVVTGAIESIDSEAMSSVPVTTSEQALQGRASGVSVINSGSPGQPPVVRIRGLGTMNNNDPLYVIDGVIGGRLADVDPQDIQSIEVLKDASTTAIYGSKGSNGVVMITTKKGRKGKVSLTLDSYVGTQFVNERLDIMNTAQYIEYAEAFGLPDRVTDPQYADMLNNDTDWQDAIFQSGLMHKHNFSVSGGGDNSDFRISGGFIDQDGILRNTGFKRHNFRANSNFTIGRLKVGETVQIVFNNQNPETEGGGRSVIRHAIRMAPYLPIYNPDNPGGYQGPNSPIDGQDAENPVRVLELGERSNRSVNIIGGLYAEFEILDGLVFKTQAGLDYRTFNNNSFVPSFNDDNLGATHTQDHAAITKNSGTFKSLVYTNSLNYRTTFNEKHHLEVLLLAEKQTSKTTNTNTSSRNYISNDVNEISNTDSDISSETFEYTRVGYLGRINYDFNEKYILAASIRRDGSSRFGPNNRWGNFYSLAGGWRISEESFFNVPAVDNLKLRGSWGTTGNDNIDDYAYSTTISQDFIYPIAGEGAVGATPSGLANPNVKWEETTMTNIGLDLGLLNNTVTLSAEYYRNKSDDLLMDRPIPPSLGTHSGVITENVGSVETSGFEFNLGYNDYDGDFTWSANLNLGTNTNEALDLGGVDDIQGADFIAGINDNLTRVAPGESLFHFYGFETDGVFQNQAEVDAHATQADAEPGDIRMIDQNGDGVIDDNDRVKIGDPFPDLTFGLNVNAAYKNFDFNLFVSGATGQDVFNTLLVDTEGMLRLFNAGTQVLDRWTGEGTSNSIPRAAGATLNTRASDRYVEDGSYARLRNITLGYTLPREVLGGYFSKFRIYLSGQNLVTLTGYSGYDPEVGAYTVVNPTSNFEVGIDRGNYPQPKSLFLGLQVSF from the coding sequence ATGAGCTTTGAAATTTTAGAACACCAGTTTAAGGCCCGGTACGGAATATGCTTTATTGTTTTTGCCCTGTGGGGTATGGCGGTATGGGCACAGGATATTACCGTTTCCGGTACGGTTTCCGATGCCAATGGTCCCTTGCCGGGAGCAAGCGTCATCATTCAGGGGACCTCCAACGGAACTACTACGGATTTTGACGGGAACTTTACATTGAACAATGTTGCCTCAGATGCTGTCTTGGAAATTAGTTATATAGGATACAGAAAAGAACAGGTGGCCGTAAATGGCCGTACCACTATCAATATTACCCTGGAAGAAGACCTGGCACAGCTCGATGAGGTTGTCGTGGTAGGTTACGGGACGCAGTCGAGAAGGGTTGTGACCGGGGCCATAGAATCCATAGATTCCGAAGCCATGAGCAGCGTTCCTGTTACCACTTCAGAACAGGCCCTTCAGGGAAGGGCGTCCGGGGTTTCCGTAATAAACAGTGGTTCTCCGGGGCAACCTCCGGTTGTGAGAATACGTGGACTGGGGACCATGAACAATAACGATCCTCTATATGTCATTGACGGGGTGATCGGCGGCAGGCTTGCCGATGTAGACCCCCAGGATATTCAGTCCATAGAAGTGCTCAAGGATGCCTCCACTACCGCTATTTACGGTTCCAAGGGGTCTAACGGGGTGGTGATGATCACCACCAAGAAAGGAAGAAAGGGCAAAGTGTCGCTTACGCTGGACAGTTATGTGGGAACCCAGTTCGTGAACGAGAGGCTGGACATTATGAATACGGCACAATACATAGAGTATGCCGAAGCTTTCGGTCTTCCGGACCGGGTTACCGACCCCCAGTATGCGGATATGCTCAATAACGATACCGACTGGCAGGACGCCATATTCCAGTCAGGCCTCATGCACAAACACAATTTTTCTGTTTCCGGGGGCGGAGACAATAGCGATTTCCGGATTTCCGGCGGATTTATAGACCAGGATGGAATATTGCGGAATACAGGATTTAAAAGGCATAATTTCAGGGCCAACAGCAATTTTACTATTGGAAGGTTAAAGGTTGGCGAGACCGTACAGATCGTTTTCAACAATCAGAATCCGGAGACTGAAGGCGGTGGCCGGTCCGTCATCCGCCATGCCATTCGTATGGCCCCTTACCTGCCCATTTATAACCCAGACAATCCCGGAGGGTATCAGGGACCCAATTCCCCTATCGACGGACAGGATGCCGAAAACCCGGTAAGAGTACTCGAACTGGGAGAACGAAGCAATAGATCGGTTAATATTATAGGAGGGCTGTATGCCGAATTCGAAATACTGGACGGGCTCGTATTTAAAACCCAGGCCGGGCTGGACTACAGGACATTCAATAATAACAGCTTTGTCCCCTCGTTTAACGACGACAATCTCGGAGCCACTCATACCCAGGATCATGCGGCCATAACCAAGAACTCCGGTACTTTCAAATCTCTCGTGTACACCAATAGCCTGAACTATAGGACAACTTTTAATGAAAAGCATCATCTCGAAGTATTGTTACTTGCGGAGAAGCAAACGTCAAAAACCACCAACACCAATACGTCGAGCAGGAATTACATTAGCAATGATGTGAATGAAATATCCAATACGGATTCCGACATTAGTTCAGAAACTTTTGAATACACCAGGGTAGGTTATCTGGGCCGGATAAATTATGACTTTAATGAAAAGTATATTTTGGCCGCCTCCATACGGCGTGATGGTTCCTCCCGTTTTGGTCCCAATAACCGATGGGGGAATTTCTACTCCCTGGCGGGGGGCTGGAGGATCAGCGAAGAAAGTTTTTTTAATGTTCCCGCTGTCGATAATCTTAAATTAAGAGGAAGCTGGGGAACCACCGGGAATGATAATATAGATGATTATGCCTATAGCACTACCATAAGCCAGGACTTTATTTATCCCATTGCGGGGGAAGGTGCGGTTGGTGCAACACCTTCGGGATTGGCAAACCCTAATGTTAAATGGGAAGAAACCACCATGACCAATATAGGACTGGACCTGGGGTTGTTGAACAATACCGTAACACTGTCGGCCGAATATTATAGGAATAAAAGTGATGATTTACTTATGGACAGACCTATTCCGCCTTCTTTGGGAACACATTCCGGAGTTATTACGGAAAATGTGGGATCGGTGGAAACCAGCGGGTTTGAATTTAATTTGGGGTATAATGACTATGATGGTGACTTTACCTGGTCGGCCAACCTCAACCTGGGAACCAATACAAATGAAGCACTCGATCTGGGAGGTGTGGACGATATACAGGGTGCTGACTTTATCGCAGGAATAAATGATAATCTTACCAGAGTAGCGCCGGGTGAAAGCCTGTTCCATTTTTATGGTTTTGAAACAGACGGTGTCTTCCAGAACCAGGCCGAAGTGGATGCCCATGCCACCCAGGCCGATGCCGAACCCGGGGATATCCGTATGATTGATCAGAACGGAGACGGGGTGATCGATGATAACGACCGGGTGAAAATAGGAGATCCTTTCCCTGATCTTACTTTTGGGCTGAATGTCAATGCGGCTTATAAAAATTTTGATTTTAACCTGTTTGTCAGCGGGGCTACCGGACAGGATGTGTTCAATACGCTTCTGGTCGATACGGAAGGTATGCTGAGATTGTTCAATGCAGGTACACAGGTACTGGACCGGTGGACGGGCGAAGGGACTTCCAACAGCATTCCGAGGGCTGCCGGGGCTACATTGAACACCCGGGCTTCCGACAGGTATGTGGAAGACGGGTCTTATGCCCGGCTGCGGAACATTACCCTCGGATATACGCTACCCCGGGAAGTGCTCGGCGGGTATTTCTCCAAGTTCAGGATATATCTCAGCGGACAGAACCTGGTAACACTAACGGGATACTCCGGCTATGATCCGGAAGTAGGGGCCTATACCGTAGTAAATCCGACTTCGAATTTTGAAGTGGGGATCGACCGTGGGAATTATCCCCAGCCCAAGTCCCTGTTCCTCGGTTTACAAGTATCCTTTTAA
- a CDS encoding CTP synthase has translation MAETKYIFVTGGVTSSLGKGIIAASLAKLLQARGYKATIQKLDPYINVDPGTLNPYEHGECYVTDDGAETDLDLGHYERFLNVRTSQANNVTTGRIYQSVIEKERKGEFLGKTVQVVPHITNEIKERIQILGNSGEYDIVITEIGGTVGDIESLPYIEAVRQLMWELGDYNGIVIHLTLVPYLSAAGELKTKPTQHSVKTLMESGIKADILVCRTEHELSDDLREKLALFCNVKREAVIQSIDASTIYDVPNFMFREGLDTVTLQKLNLPEKNHPDLEKWNAFLERHKNPKHEVTIGLVGKYVELQDSYKSILESFIHAGAENEVRVNVETIHSEYIDEAAIKNKISHLDGILVAPGFGERGIEGKIDTVKYARENNIPFLGICLGMQMAVIEFARNVLGLKDANSTEMAEDTSHPVIDLMEEQKEVTEKGGTMRLGAWKCELKDNSLARDIYGEPTIMERHRHRYEFNDAYKEQIEAAGLKATGYNPDTNLVEIVELPEHPWFIGVQYHPEYKSTVANPHPLFVAFVKAALQYKKEKTNATLA, from the coding sequence ATGGCAGAAACCAAATACATCTTCGTTACCGGAGGGGTAACCTCTTCATTGGGTAAAGGAATTATCGCGGCTTCACTGGCCAAACTGCTGCAGGCCAGGGGATATAAGGCTACTATTCAGAAACTGGACCCTTATATCAATGTCGATCCCGGTACCCTGAACCCCTACGAACACGGGGAATGCTATGTTACTGACGACGGAGCCGAGACCGACCTGGATCTGGGACATTATGAACGTTTTCTGAATGTGAGGACCTCCCAGGCCAATAATGTGACCACGGGGAGAATATACCAGAGTGTGATTGAAAAGGAAAGAAAGGGCGAATTTCTCGGAAAAACGGTACAGGTAGTTCCGCATATTACTAATGAGATCAAGGAACGTATCCAGATACTGGGCAATTCCGGGGAATACGATATTGTAATCACCGAGATAGGGGGAACAGTAGGGGATATAGAGTCACTCCCTTATATAGAAGCGGTGAGGCAACTGATGTGGGAACTGGGAGATTACAATGGCATTGTGATTCACCTTACCCTTGTTCCCTATTTATCCGCAGCGGGGGAATTAAAGACCAAACCTACCCAACACTCGGTAAAAACCCTTATGGAAAGTGGGATAAAGGCCGATATACTGGTGTGCCGTACCGAACACGAACTTTCGGACGACCTTCGTGAAAAACTGGCATTGTTCTGTAATGTAAAACGCGAAGCCGTTATTCAGTCTATCGATGCCTCCACCATTTATGATGTTCCCAATTTCATGTTCAGGGAAGGCCTGGATACAGTGACCCTTCAGAAGTTGAACCTGCCGGAAAAAAATCATCCCGATCTGGAAAAGTGGAATGCCTTTCTTGAACGGCACAAAAATCCCAAGCATGAGGTAACCATAGGGCTGGTAGGAAAGTATGTGGAATTGCAGGATTCGTATAAGTCAATCCTGGAGTCCTTTATTCATGCCGGTGCGGAAAACGAGGTCAGGGTAAACGTAGAGACCATACATTCCGAGTATATTGATGAAGCTGCCATAAAAAACAAAATATCCCACCTGGACGGTATCCTGGTGGCTCCGGGATTCGGGGAACGTGGAATAGAAGGAAAAATAGACACCGTAAAATATGCGAGGGAAAACAATATCCCTTTCCTGGGGATATGCCTGGGGATGCAAATGGCGGTGATCGAATTTGCCCGTAATGTGTTGGGATTGAAAGACGCCAATTCGACCGAGATGGCAGAAGATACATCACACCCGGTAATAGACCTTATGGAAGAACAAAAGGAGGTTACCGAAAAGGGAGGGACCATGCGTCTCGGGGCGTGGAAATGTGAACTGAAAGACAATAGCCTGGCCAGGGATATTTACGGAGAACCAACCATTATGGAAAGGCACAGGCACAGGTATGAATTTAACGATGCCTACAAAGAACAGATAGAGGCTGCAGGATTAAAGGCTACAGGGTATAATCCTGATACCAACCTGGTGGAAATTGTGGAATTGCCGGAACACCCCTGGTTTATAGGTGTGCAATATCACCCGGAATACAAGAGCACCGTTGCCAATCCGCATCCGCTTTTTGTGGCATTCGTAAAAGCAGCGCTGCAATATAAAAAGGAAAAAACCAATGCCACTTTGGCATAG
- the mnmA gene encoding tRNA 2-thiouridine(34) synthase MnmA: protein MKRVVVGLSGGVDSSVAAYLLKEQGYEVIGLFMKNWHDDSVTISRECEWVEDSNDAMMVAEKLGIPFQTVDLSAEYKERIVDYMFGEYERGRTPNPDVLCNREIKFDVFLKIALGLGADYVATGHYCRKDVISGDGKEIYRLLAGKDGNKDQSYFLCQLSQEQLGKILFPIGELTKPEVREIAAREELVTAGKKDSQGLCFVGKVRLPEFLQQKLKPREGVIVEVSSSNQNYRKPAPHFMTREEELAHNSRKIRYALADGKVVGKHQGAHYFTKGQRKGLNVGGTAEPLFVIDTDVEENVIYTGQGKNHPGLFRRTLFVTNDELHWVREDLALPVDGTMEVNARIRYRQPLQKAVLYRVDSGLYVDFEAPQSAITEGQFVAWYIEDELIGSGVIS from the coding sequence ATGAAACGAGTAGTCGTAGGGTTGTCCGGGGGAGTAGACTCCAGCGTTGCCGCCTACCTGTTAAAAGAACAGGGGTATGAGGTGATCGGACTTTTTATGAAGAACTGGCACGACGATTCCGTGACCATTTCCAGGGAATGTGAATGGGTGGAAGACAGTAACGATGCCATGATGGTAGCCGAAAAGCTGGGCATACCTTTCCAGACGGTAGACCTGAGTGCCGAATACAAGGAGCGCATTGTGGATTATATGTTCGGTGAATACGAAAGGGGACGTACGCCCAACCCGGATGTGCTTTGTAACCGGGAAATAAAGTTTGATGTGTTCCTGAAAATAGCTCTCGGACTCGGGGCGGACTATGTGGCCACAGGACACTATTGCCGGAAAGATGTCATATCCGGAGACGGCAAGGAAATATACCGTCTCCTCGCCGGAAAGGACGGCAATAAGGATCAGTCCTATTTTCTGTGCCAGCTTTCCCAGGAACAGTTGGGTAAAATACTTTTCCCCATTGGTGAACTCACCAAACCGGAGGTAAGGGAAATAGCAGCGCGCGAGGAACTGGTCACCGCGGGGAAAAAGGATTCACAAGGACTTTGTTTCGTAGGCAAGGTACGCCTTCCCGAATTTTTACAGCAAAAGCTGAAACCCAGGGAAGGGGTAATTGTAGAAGTGTCGTCTTCCAATCAAAATTACAGGAAACCTGCCCCGCATTTTATGACGAGGGAAGAAGAACTGGCCCATAATTCCAGGAAAATACGATATGCCCTTGCCGACGGCAAAGTGGTGGGCAAACATCAGGGTGCGCATTATTTTACCAAAGGGCAGCGTAAAGGCCTGAATGTAGGCGGAACTGCAGAACCCCTGTTCGTCATCGATACGGATGTGGAAGAGAACGTGATCTATACCGGGCAGGGGAAAAATCACCCCGGCCTGTTCAGAAGGACATTGTTCGTAACAAATGACGAATTGCATTGGGTACGGGAAGACCTTGCGTTGCCCGTGGACGGAACCATGGAGGTGAATGCGAGGATAAGGTACAGGCAACCTTTACAGAAGGCTGTGCTGTATCGTGTGGACAGCGGACTGTATGTGGATTTCGAAGCCCCGCAAAGCGCCATCACCGAGGGTCAGTTCGTCGCCTGGTATATAGAAGATGAACTGATAGGCTCCGGTGTTATATCATAA